taccggcttagtgttcgaacctattggAGTCATGCACATcagtcaagctaagtaggaaggtcttgacccaatttaattaagaattaaattgtgggtcatttggaatttggttatGTCTGTATTTCGgatcaatcaagtttcaattaatgtaattgaacttgaccaggactcaattgttgagattgggttTGATTAGGTctcaattagtgtaattgggcccGATCAcgatttaattgggatttaggtttagaaccaaataggcttgctttattacaaaatgggctaacccattttcTGTTTGGCTAATCCCCATATCCCACTTAAATGGTTGACGGCTGACCTGTTTTAAAATCCTGTAGACCATCCATGGACCGTTAACAACCGTGGACCCTTAAGAGTTTTTCTCATGAACCGCGATGGGAGAAACACCTGGGAGCAAAACAGAGCCTTCTCCACCGATGCTTCAAAGCCATGCCGCGCCACCGTCCGGCCTCCGGCCGCTCTGCCGTCTGGACCGAAAAGTTCGGTTTTGAACTGGCTACATTCCggttaattttgatttttgaaatccggctgTTATTGGATGAATTGGATGATTTTCTCAacgtttattttttaaaacaaacgTTACGAATCTTACATTTAACTCGATAACGACAGCTCATAACTCCTCTTAAATCCTCACTGCATTGGCCTATAGATAGACCAATGTTTTCCTCTTGAAATGGAGAACGAATCAGAGAGGAAAAATTAGAGTGGATTTGTCTGTGAAATCTTTGGAAGAAACTTCATAGACAGAGGCTTCGGTGGGAGTTTTCTAaaggagaaaaggaagagagaagaagtggtccttctctctcaatcttctctccagtggcaagcatccagatccggctttctagtctcctctcttctcctctgcaATCGGTCCAGAATTGAAGTTCTCGGGTTGGaaacgggagagaaggaagaagaagaaggagaagaaaagaaaagtattttcttctagggtcctttttgcaaaaagtattttttgcaaaatatagACATCGTCTAACCTTCCTGCGAAGCTCGACGTGCGCGCGAAGTAGAGGACCtgcagatccaggcctcgcGAAGCGACGTTCAAAGATCTAGATCCGGTCTACCTCGACCATCTTCCgttgcgggatcgaggtatggtttacatattactatatttaagatttataattgttataaataaacaaaaatttaaaactaattttcatGCCCGGCGTCTGATTTTATCAGACAACTCGAGAAATTTTTTCCTTCAGTAGGTTACTACCATTTGAAGATCATCCATCCTCTCTCTTAGTGGCATGACAATAGCTACGCAACGAGGTCCTATCAGGCATGCTAAAGAGCTTGTTTGCTTCTTTTCTCTTCAACCATCATTAGATGAACAAGCTAGAAAAACTTGTTCACTAGCAGAGAGTGGCCCCAAGCTTGATGGCTAGATTGTATTTTGCACAGGTGTGCCACTAGCATCTGGATAGCCGAAAGAGATCTATGATAATGATAATAGCTTGGGTCCAGATGCCTTGATCTTCAAGAACTTTTGTTAGTATCATACTGCATGAAAGGAGGATGAGAAGTAGGCTGTAGCCTAGGCTACGTGACACTCTACTGCTATTGGTAAACTAGAACTCTACTGAAAAACTAAATGTAAGGAATTTCAAAGTTAAAAGGCAAGATATTTATAAGATTTTAAAAGGAGTTTAAAAGGATAAAGACAGTAataaattaaggataaagataaagtCTAGTTCCTTAAGTAGTAAAAATCCATTCTTCGAATTACAATATGATATTTATAAGTTTTTTCTATTAACTACTACGATAAGGATCACTACTTAACTTTTGATACTTGTTTTTTTTGGTTTACACCATATGGGCTACTATTGTTATTCATGGTAGTTACCTCTACTACTCCTATATTCTGAGTAGTAATATAGGTAGTGGTAACGTAAGTGCAACTACTCCATTCCTTCCATATTTTAGGTAGTGGCAAGATAGGTGTAATTATTTATTGGTGTGTAACATATGGCTTACTATGCATGACAATTATCTCTCTTTCACTACTCCAATATTATAGATAGCACTAGTATTCATTCACATGCCAAGTAGTGGCAACTACTAGTTAATTACTCCTTGATTTCCGCTTCATGAAATACCTCATCCTAGGCCGATAGCTCTCACCCTCTTCAATTTATACCACATTTATTTGGACTGCGCCCTCCTGGTTTGTACTTTTTTTGGGTGTGTCAACCCTTAGATCACAATATCGGTCTGGATTATTGTAAACACTTATATAAAAGAAGGAATTCTAATGCTTCTAGATTTAagatatttttgaaataaatctaattagatttttttatattaaggTCCAAAACATTCTAAATGCCTCAAAAGTATGAGAATATTATATCCACTCATCCTATGTTCTGAATCAACTAATGAAAGAAAATACAATTTAGTGGGAAAAAAACAAATTATtagttaattattttatttttaaatttgttaTGATTTAAATTAGTCTAATTCTAAAATCTAGCAACTATATGTGTTTTGCATGTGTGTTATAACTAGACTATCATCTTACAAGTTAGAAAAATCTTTATAAATTTGtaaattaaaacttttatataTTATAACTTTTGGACATATATTTTAACTATTGACTTGCTAAAAATGATTTTGGACTTTTATCATATATGGAATCATGGGAATCACAgcattagaaaaataatttaatctctaaaatataatattaattacaatTATTACGAGAATTATGATGCTGGGAAATATAACTACTTTTACATGGTGTTCGGATTAGAATTGCACACTTCCTAAGGAAAAACAATGTTTGATATACCATTGCCGAATCGTATCTGAGATGGACTAGTTTAcgaaatagaaaataataaatttatttttaaaataatgctATTCTATAAATCTCATTATTCTGACCATTTAAGCTCACACGTGCCAAACTACCAAAAGTTGCAAGAGCTATCTTTCCGATCCATGAAACAGTGCTCCATGCGTGTTAATTCAATCCCTACCTAGAGGTGGGCAACGGTCcgtggcccggcccaggccccccgggcccaaaaactaaacgggccgtgcctggcacggcccgtccagcacggaaggccagcccggcccggccccaggcccctctattggtgggccgggccgggcacggcacgccacgggccgtgccaggcacggcccgtaacgggcgcaaacgggccgtgccaggcacggcccgcaacgtctccaaacgggccgtgcctggcacggcccgtaatggctccaaacgggccgtgccaggcacggcccgtctggagaggggggaggaaaatagccgtttccaacggctattttcgtgaaaatgacccttttacccctcccaacagtccaataacggctgaattgaggggtattttgggaaaaaaaaatttttgagcttctataaatagcccattcctccctcattctcaccacaccaaacctctcattctctccttctctactgctattatttctctcttctaaagtgctcttctagcaatttaatttttagtttgttcaagtgctacacaagaggaggttcctgttgagaagagaaggtcgcttctgttgagagcacaagaggaagctcggaatctcggctctgcctctgccctccgaccctctactcaattcctccttgcggttagtttttattttttgaattaatcatagatatgtcatcttttgaggaaagtcagtttggcattcctgtttctgagggagaagaaactaatccccaaccccctgttcctagttcctctagaactggtgaaccgagtgaaggttaaacctcttctcgtaagaggactagtactgtatggaatgaatttgatagagttatggttgagggagtctggaaagctaaatgtaaaaaatgtgccaaactttatagttgtagtagtagtgggggaacagggcatttaaaaagacatcaagagagtcataggatgcatgattctcatgctcaaactcaaagtacccttaatatacaagggggattacttgtaggtaattttgcatataatcatgaaaatcaaagaaaagcacttgtaaaatggatagttaaggatgaattaccttttagtttatgtgaatcttttaattttgaagaatatgttcaattaaatctacaacctgcttacaaaagaactagtaggcgtacatttaaaagagtagctatgaccaattttttagcaatgaaacaaaatttaattgaaacactttctactttaaatgtaaaaatttcattaacttctgatatttggtcagcatctgtaggtagtaattgttttattgccattactgctcattatattgataatgattggcaattaaataaacgtattcttgcttttcgtgcttttgattttccatattctgggcaacaaatttcaaatataatttatcaaactgcatgttcatataatattaatgataaaattatgtctattacttttgataatgcatctaataataattctgctgttgtattattaaaagactcattgcatcccatattagatggaaatttactgcatattagatgtgcatgtcatatcttaaatctttctgttcaagctggcatgggcatgattcaagatgtgatttcaaaaattagaaatgcagtttcttttattcatgcttctagatcaagacttcaagaatttaaggaattatgcataaatcatggtaaacgttttaaaaaatttaaacttgatgtaattactcgttggaactccacatatagcatgatacatgatgcatacccatataaaaatttattaagtgcatatattaatgatcgtggattaggatttacattgactgaaactgattggaataaagaaaaaattttggaagattttttgcttagtttttataatgctaccaatgttctttctggtatttattaccctacttcatgttcatttttacaacaagcatatataattagtcaaaaatttgcagaacatagatatgatgatgttttaatgcctattattgacctaatggaatctaaatggaatgagtattgggacataacttagctgctgtatttgatcctagagttaaattaaatggcgtgctaattttacttgatgcatactctgaaaatatgaatcaagatgctgaatctgctaaagatgaggtaaaaaaacttctttatgatatttatgctatatatgatgaaaaaattcgtggatctagaacacaaatacaaacctctatttctccttctagtagttctcgttcgtcatctattttttcattcattgcacagagaagacacacacatgcttcaagttcctcttcatcttcttcatctttaagtagtgaactaaaattttatttacgaaatgatcttcattctgcatatgatgaaaatcaaatagagaatctagatgtattatcttggtggaagaatattagaaatcaatatcctgttatgtctgcaattgcacgcgatattttagctgtgccgatgtccacggtagcatcggaatccgcttttagtgcaggtcggcgtgttcttgacgaaaagagaagtaggatgacgggcgaaacggtggagatgcttctctgcttcaaggattggctggatgctgaggcaagacttcaagataaaggtggacataatacaacatcctctgatgatgatgatacaaacactactgaagactgaagactgaagagtgaatactgattcactgaatcactgatgattagtaagatttcttaattttttataattgtacatttttattgtattctggaggtcagaccaaggtccaaacctcggccctttcttagtttcttattgtattctagaggtcagaccaaggtccaaacctcctttcatgtaccattttgatttaaattaataaactggtaggggtctatgccaaaccccccaccattaaggtggctttatattcataaatcataaattcttagtgttcaatatttattaatttattaaaaaaaattatgaagcattaatttttatcgggccgagccgggcccaggcccggaccgtgccaggcccgcgtgccagcccggcccaggcccttatgggccgtgccgtgctggcccgcgggccgtgccgtgcttggcccgcgggcccgcttcgggcctgggccggcacggcccgctggccaggaccctctagcccagcacggccctctcaaaggggccgtgccaggcacggcccggcactgtagctggcgggccgtgccaggcacggcccgcttcgtgccgtgccgtgccgtgccgtgccgggccgtgggcggcccggcccagtgcccatctctatcTCTACCCATACCTTGGCAGTTGGATAGGCGATATCATTCAATCCCATCTCCCCTCACTCACCTGCTCCCAACTTCCCGCATTAAATTACTAACAAACAACAAAGGAAGCATCCCATTAGACCCATAGCTCTTGCAGACCGTCGCTCGCCATccggaaagaaagaaggaacgaAACAAGGAGCAGAGATGGACGGATCGTCGAGCTCCTTGAAATCGGCGGCCCTCTTGGAGCAGATGAAGCTCCATCTAGCCTCCGACGCCGGCAAGGATCTCACCAAGAAGATCGGCCTCGTCTACCAGCTAAACATCGCCCCCAAGGTCTCCCTTTCCCTCCCTCGCCCCTCCCctcaaaccctaaccctaaccataATTCTGAATTCCTTTCTCGCTTCGCTCCGCAGAAGATTGGGATGGACGAGGAGATCTATGTCGTCGACCTCAAGGAAGGAAAAGTCACCAAAGGTCTCGCCTTTATCCCTCTTTCGTTCTATCTAGGAGCGATTCTTCCTTACTCTCAGCAAATTGTTATTCTTTTTTTGATGCTGGAATTATATCCTTTTAGGTCCGTATAAAGGGAAGCCCGACACGACGTTCTCGTTCACCGATAATGATTTCCTCTCGATCGCAACCGGGAAGATGAACCCACAGATGGCGTTTATTAGGTGATGGGAATTAGAGTTTCTTTGGGGATTTGGTCATGTTTTCTGAGTGTGTTATTTTGGTTAGAAAGAAAGTTCTGTTGCTGAATTACTACTCCTTTTTGTTTTGCCATTTGTTTGCTGCAGGGGTGCAATGAAGATCAAAGGCAGTATAAGTGCCGCACAGAAATTTACACCGGATATTTTCCCAAAGCCTTCAAAGCTTTAAATAGGAAGCATATGTGCCCTTTTCTGATTATTGTCTGATAAACCATGCCTCTTCTCTATATATATagttatgttatgataaaataGTATTACTTGAACACAATTGAAGGTTCTTTTCATGTATAAGGATAAGTGTTATAAATGTAACAATTTGGATTGACCATTTAGTGATATTTTTGATTCTTTTGTGATGCACCCATGTTATAATTAATATGAGGGGTTCTACtgaattttctttgatgatttaGTTCTTTGGTAGCTGAGCGTTATGCggtttaaacatttatcctgcTCATTCTATGTAGTCAATTGGGAAAGCTGCGAGATCAATCAAGTCTACTATTCTTAATCTTTAGTGTGTTTTACTTTGTTTGTTCATGTCCTTTGAACTTTTTTTTACTATTACAATCTCAGATGCAATTTTGCCTTACAACTTTGTTTAATAATTATCAGTAATTCTAGCTTGTAAGGTATTTGGTAACTCAATCTTTCAACTCAGAGCATTTAGTATTTCTGATTTATCTTTTGTCTCACAAACTATTTTCATTTGAATGAAGGATGCAAATTTACTCTAGTGTAATGCTAATAACATGGGTTGCATTACTTTACTTTATTCTTAccttttctctccctttcaAAGCTATTTGTTTTTTCTGTTAGAAAGATTTGATTAAAATGGAAGTGAATTATCATTATGGGGATATAAAGGTCAAAGATGGAAGTGACTAAAAAAAGGTAAGGATGCACTGACCAAAAACACAATGAAGTATACAAACCAAGCCATAATATGACTGAATAGCCTCTGGAGTTATATCTATACCTTACTTCAATTCTGTTGGCCCATAAATAATAACTTTAATTGTTGACTGTTCTGTCGATTATAATGGTCATCATTTCCTCTGCAGCCTCAAAGGTTTTTAGATCCTTAAGGGGGCAGCAGTAGAAGCTAGGGGAGAATTAAGAAAAGGGTTCTTtctttaatacataaatatgctTTTTAGGGTCAGTTTAATAACTATGAAGTGCAGAAGActtttgttgaaaaaaaaagtgcAGAAGACATCTTCTATTGCCAATTGAAGATAGATGccctttttctttgtttaataTGTTTATTGTTAGGATTTTTTGCATATCACATGCATATCACATGCCTTTTTTGCCCTTTGTGTTAGTATGCTCTAAACTAGGGGACATGAAATAATATTCAGTTGTACCTGTTGATCTCCCAATAGATAATCCAATGCCATGGTGCCCCGTGTTTCAGTATGCTCCAAGCTAGGGGATAAGGAGCACTAAAGTAGAATTCACTTATACCTGTTGATCTATCTTTAGACACTCCACCTTCCAAAGAGTTTGAGTCCAAATTGAATAAGACAAATGGTGTAACTTGAAATTGTATGAAGGTTGCGTCTAAGAAGCTAGTAGCTTTTAGAGGTTTTTTTTGCTAGTAACGATCataattgaaaatatttttggagtTTGACACCATAGTTCGTCGAACTAGTACTGAGGCTTGTACTGTTGGCAACTAGTTTGTTTTGGTATTGGTATGTACCGTATCGAGCCTAGTCATACTgaaccggggggggggggggaagagggAGGCAAGGGAGAAGAAGTGggaggaagagaaaaaaaggaggtaggaagggagagggaaggagagaggggggattaaggagaggggggagagggagaaggagagggaggaagagagagagggagggaggaagggagggagcgggagatgaagagagaaagagagagatggggcttatggagagggagggagggagggacggcgagagagatagagaggggCACACCTTATTGGCAGCGACAGCCGGAAGCTCCAATCATAACCTAACCATCGATCAGGGTTGGAGATGTCGTTGAGGGTCTCCTATTATTGTCAACGTCGATCGAGGGTGATGACGTCTTCATCATTGTTCGAGGGTAACAACATTGGTCGGCATTGAAGAGGGCAGAAAGAGAGCAAGAGCAATCAAACCAAAAGCTTGGTGGGGGATTTTTATAAGCCAAACCATCCCGAATAGTCAAACCGTTCCGATTTCATGTTGGTTTAGTTCAGAATAGGCCGAACTGCCTTGTGCGGGTCGGTTAGGTAAACACTGGTTGACACCTTTGTGAAGAAGCCAGGCAAATCAGGGATTGTTATACTTAAAATTTACCAATCCTGTAGTGAGGTCAAGAACTCAACAGAAATATAAAAAGGACAATGATTGTATAAAGGAATGTTGTATTAATCTATGATACAATATGATAAAGATTGAAATTTCTGTTATTGATCAGATAAAATAAGGGTATCCctgaatttttattcattttgatTATTTACTAACTATAACACTAATATGTGTATGGTTGAAAAGTCCGGACAAATTAGTTAATAGTATTTATGTTCTTCAGTATGGAAATAAAATTAGAATGTTGATTTCAAAGTTGTGGCATCTGTTTATGTGTAGCATATAATTTGAGAACGTTTTACCATTGTACAAGTATTAATGAAATTGACTTTTTATCATGCAATATTAATAATTGGATAGAACAATTGATTGGTGCTTGGCATTTATTGAATCCATAGGGGTGTTTCATTTTATCAAAATCAGGTAAGAGCAACCAATTTTTGTAATTTGTAATTATCTATGGAGACTTGTGGCATGGACTCAATGAGGGTTTTGAATGCTATAGTAGATCCCCTAAAATTCAAATGCTTTCTTGCTTGTTCTTGGGCAAACACTATTTTGTGGTATTTTTGCTCCATACCTAATCTAGAAATAGGACAACTTAAATAAAGTTGTACTAATTGGTCTATCATAATTAATCTAAGAATTCGAAGGAATTTGGACAAAATGAGTGGTTAGGGTGAACTTTCTTTAAAGTTGGTTGGTTTGTTTGGAAAAAATGGACCTGCTGAACATGTAACAATTAAGAACGACATTATTAATGTCTTTGGATCTAGATGCAGAACTATGTTAGGGACATGCTGAACTTCATGGTGATTAGAGTTTTGTTCGTTAACAGGATGGTTTTGTTTGTCTGGATGGTAATGAAAATGAATATTTTGGTGCTGATGAAGAAAATGGTTCTGATATTGATTATAACAGTCGCAGTTCTTTTTGATCATGGCTATGGTTATATGCATGTAGATGTAGTGGTCAGATGAGAATATTTCTGATCAATATGCATATCTAACTAATTGGGGCCTCAAAAATAACGGACCTGTACTTATGATCTGCTATATTTCTAGATGATaccattcactatacaaatgaAGAATAGGTAGCTGTAATGCCATCCTCTGCCTTCAATCATTTATTTGTTGATGATTCTTTGTACTTCTTACTTATCATGAATTTTAATAGATGGTGTGATGCATGATCACAAACCACTCCATTTATAAGTATAGTATTCATCAGTTATAAGTAATattttaacatatatatatatattacatttttatatatttgcaTATAATGAATTGTGTTCACATTTATATTTCTATATTCattgtatatatttttaataaaaatattttttccatttttttcctttgcattCTTCAACCTCATATACTATGATAATTTGAGGTACCCAACTACTGATATAGGGTACAATATATGttgaaatcttttaattctttacTGTGATTACAAAGGTGTGTTTTAATGGCTAGAAACTTCCTTCTTGcattctcttttccttcttgaCAAAGGCAAGATGGaagtttttatatttgatttttttcaatAAACTATTCAAAAACATCATTGAATTCTTTATAATATTTGTTTATTATACCTTATTTCCTGGCTTGTTACATCCtgtcttttttttcatttttttttaaatttgaaacTAACTCAAGCCATTCTTTATCCATAATAATATGATGACAGTTAAGCACACTTAAATACTTGCTACTTGCCAAAAAGGAAcattcaaactttttttttttgtttatagtCGGGCTActctcttctttacttgacatGTCACTTATTTGTCATACTAAGTTGATTACTGTCCATCATCTTCATAAGTGGTACATTGTGCTGTTCATGCATGGTGGTGCATGGCTGTCATATACTTCAGGTCACAAACATTAAAATTTGAGATTTGAGTATTTGTCATACCCATTCCACATTTTGGCTTATGTCCAATTCTGTGTCATTTGTATGAGTTATTATGTCTAGGCTTCTCTAATCTTGCCCGGTTGCGTTGATATCATAGTTATAGGAATCTTATACGTTAGTTTCTGATGCCAATCTGGAAACTCATGTAGTGGTTGTTTTAAGCTTTTGTCTAAAATTTTAAGCTCTAATGTTAATATTGCACATGGAGTTAGAAGCCCTATCCCGTTATCATTTTCTAGGATCATTTATTACCATACTCTTGTACTTGGAATTGCCACCAAGTACGCAGCTACTGACTCTGAATTAACATTAGCTATCCTTCTTCACTTCTGTTCCAGATTTTCACCAGTCCAGACATTATTGTTTCacttatattatttttcaagtttctaattttttacttttttagatTGAATTATTAGTTTGATTATATTCCTTAGGTTGCCTGTGGTACACAAAATTTATATGCTACAAAATATCATGTACTTAGATCCATTTTGTGCAGTTATTGTTTAACCCAAGATTTATCAATCACTTTTTATTGAGTCCAGAATGGCATCCACAAGCAACATTGTAAATAAACCTTTTGATGACACCTTGGCTACCTACCTATCAACTCATCCTTGTTCTTATTGCTGCATACATTTATCGTACTGTCCATTCCCTTTGTCTAATAAAGTGCTTAACATGCCTGATGCATTGCACCTCCACACGAAGTGATGCGATAGCCTATATAAAACTTCCTGTCTCGAAAAGAGGTTGTGTTCCTTCTGTCTTTCTCTAAGCCGCGTTCTGAGTTCCTTCTCTCTGCCTTTTGTTGCTTTCACAACGGCTAAGTTGTAATCTTTTTTAAGCG
This sequence is a window from Phoenix dactylifera cultivar Barhee BC4 unplaced genomic scaffold, palm_55x_up_171113_PBpolish2nd_filt_p 000140F, whole genome shotgun sequence. Protein-coding genes within it:
- the LOC120104901 gene encoding non-specific lipid-transfer protein-like 1, with the translated sequence MDGSSSSLKSAALLEQMKLHLASDAGKDLTKKIGLVYQLNIAPKKIGMDEEIYVVDLKEGKVTKGPYKGKPDTTFSFTDNDFLSIATGKMNPQMAFIRGAMKIKGSISAAQKFTPDIFPKPSKL